The Kribbella shirazensis genomic interval TTCATGCTCAGCAGGTACTGGACGATGAACGGGTCGTCCAGGTGGTACTGCGCACGCTTGGCGGCCAGCACCGCGGCCGGGATCGGCTTGTCGCCGGCCAGCTCCCGCAGGGGGTCCCCGGGCATCGCGAAGACGAGCGCGAAGACCCCCAGCGTGACGACCAGACCGATCGGAATCGCCGCCACGATGCGGCGCAGGACGAACCGGATCACTTGAAGGTGGCCCAGAGCGCCGACACACCGACGTACTTCGACACGCGCGGCTCGATCTTGGCCGAGTGCAGGTACGCGTTCGACTTGGTGTACAGCGGGATCAGCGGCATGTCCTCGAGCGCGATGTCCTCGGCCTGCTGGTACAGCTTGATCGCCTTGTCCGGGTCCGGCTCGGCGTCGCCCTTGGCCAGCACGGCGTCCAGCGCGGGGTTGGCGTAGCCGGCGAAGTTCGCATCACCGTTGGACTTGAACATCGGCGTCAGGTAGTCCTCGATCGACGGGTAGTCGTGACCCCAGCCGCCGAACCGCAGACCGTCCAGCTTGCGGGAGTCCGCGAGCTCGGTGATCTCCGACCCCTGCTTGCCGGTGTACTTCACCTGCAGGCCGAGGTTCTGCCGGAGCATGTTGCCGATCGCCTCGGCGAAGATCTGCCCGGTCGCCGACGTGGTGTTGTAGTTGATGTTCAGCGGGCCGGAGAATCCGCCGGCCTCCTGGAGCAGCTGCTTGGCCTTGGCGGCGTCGAACTCGCAGTACTTGCAGGCGTTGTCGCGGTAGCCGGCCATGTCCGGCGCGACCAGACCCTTCGCCGGCTCGGACAGCCCGACCAGGTCGGCGAACGCCTTCCGGTCGATCGCCATCGAGAACGCGTGCCGCAGCTTCGGGTTCTTGAACCGCGCGTCCCAGGCCGGGATCACCAGGTAGTTCGCACCGGAGCTGATGCTGGTCACCCACTGGTCCGGGGCGTCGGTCTTGAAGCTCTTCACCTTGGTCGACGGAACGTCGACGAAGTCCACGTTGCCGGCCAGGAACTCGTTGTACGCCGTGTCGGCGTTCGGGATGAACCGGTAGGTGATCTCGTCGGCCTGCGGGACCTGCGGGCCCTTGTAACCGTCCCACTTCGCCAGCTTGATGTCGTCCCCGGCGTTCCACTCGGCGGCCAGCTTGAACGGGCCGTTGCCGATCGGCTTGCGCTTGTAGGCGTCCGGGTTCTTCCGTACCTCCTCCGGCAGCGGCGCCAGGCCGAGGTACTGCAGGGTGAGGCCGAACTGCGAGAACGGCACCTTGAGCTTCACCGAGAAGGTCAGGTCGTCGATCTGCTTCAGGCCGCTCAGCGTCTTCACCGCGGTCGGCTTCGGCGTGGCGCCGTCCGGGGTCGGCGGGTTCAGCGCGTCGTACCCGTCGACCTTGGAGAAGAAGCCGTTGTTCTTCCAGGCGTTCGAGCCCATCGCGGTCATGTTCCAGCTGTCCACGTAGTCCTTCGCGGTCAGCGGCTGGCCGTTCTGGAAGGTGTTGCCGGCCTTGAGCTTGATCGTCCAGGTCTGGCTGGTCTTGTCCGGCGTGACCGAGTCGGCCATCACGTTCTGCAGCTTGCCGGACTCCGGGTCGGTGGTCACCAGCGGCGCGAACATCGCCATCGCGACCTGGATCCCCGGACTGCCGTTCTCGTTCAGCGGGTTGATGTACTCCAGCGGGTCGGCAGCGATCGCGATGACCTCGCTCTTGCTGCCGGAGCCACTGCCATCACCGCTGCTCTTGCCGTCCCCACATGAGGCGAGCACCAGCGCTAGGCCGAGTGCCGCCCCCACTACCCCAGTCAGACGTCGCACGGTCAAACCAACTTCCTCGGCGGGAGGGCCGCTAGGCGGGCGGATCAAGCGTCATGGTGGCTGGTCGAAACTGCGCATGTCAACGTTGTCAGGCACAAAGCGGCGGCGCGTAACGTAGGCGTTACTTTGCCAAGACCTCAGACGACCGGCCCCAAGACGCGAGCCAAAGGCTCACTTAATCAGATCAATGAGCCAGAGTCATCTGATGACAGGTCAGTTCGTCCCAAAACTCACACTTGCGCACAGTTGCGCACTCTCAGCAGATCCGCTGTGTGCGTTGAGTGTTCAGCACACTCCTCCGGGTCATCACTCGTGCTGCGCCGCGAACAATCGCGCGAACCGGCCGTCCGGTCGGGCCATCAGCTCGTCGTACGTGCCCTGCTGGATCACTGTGCCGTTCTCGATGACGTAGATGCGGTCCATGGCGCGCAGCGTCCAGGCCCGGTGGGAGACGACGATGGTGATGCGGGTGGCGCTGGTACGGCGGAGTTCGGTGAAGATCTCCTGTTCGGCCTCCGCGTCGATCGCCGACGTGGGTTCGTCGAGGATCCAGACGCCGGCGTTCCGCAGCCGGATGCGGGCCAGTGCGAGTCGTTGCCATTGGCCGCCGGAGATGCCGGTGCCGCCCCACTGCTGACCGAGTCGGGTGTCCAACGGGAGGTTCGCGGCGAACGTACCGGCCAGCGCGGCGCGGACCTCCTGGTCGGTGACGGCGTACGGCGCTC includes:
- a CDS encoding ABC transporter substrate-binding protein, with amino-acid sequence MRRLTGVVGAALGLALVLASCGDGKSSGDGSGSGSKSEVIAIAADPLEYINPLNENGSPGIQVAMAMFAPLVTTDPESGKLQNVMADSVTPDKTSQTWTIKLKAGNTFQNGQPLTAKDYVDSWNMTAMGSNAWKNNGFFSKVDGYDALNPPTPDGATPKPTAVKTLSGLKQIDDLTFSVKLKVPFSQFGLTLQYLGLAPLPEEVRKNPDAYKRKPIGNGPFKLAAEWNAGDDIKLAKWDGYKGPQVPQADEITYRFIPNADTAYNEFLAGNVDFVDVPSTKVKSFKTDAPDQWVTSISSGANYLVIPAWDARFKNPKLRHAFSMAIDRKAFADLVGLSEPAKGLVAPDMAGYRDNACKYCEFDAAKAKQLLQEAGGFSGPLNINYNTTSATGQIFAEAIGNMLRQNLGLQVKYTGKQGSEITELADSRKLDGLRFGGWGHDYPSIEDYLTPMFKSNGDANFAGYANPALDAVLAKGDAEPDPDKAIKLYQQAEDIALEDMPLIPLYTKSNAYLHSAKIEPRVSKYVGVSALWATFK